Proteins from one Candidatus Hydrogenedentota bacterium genomic window:
- a CDS encoding class I SAM-dependent methyltransferase: MDREERRRLTRKTRGFFDALAPRWEGIIADGHAERLRALLSPVLFDGARRVLDVGAGSGVLWPILRERLDATALLAAVDLSAAMLKQGPAAAAAPLVADGEELPFGDGAFDWVFCNSCFPHFTDQGAALAEMCRVLGPGGTLVVCHSESRAAINEIHRQTGGQVGGHELPEDGEMVLLARGSGLTPSLLLDGKKGYLFLAQRA; the protein is encoded by the coding sequence ATGGACCGAGAAGAACGCCGCCGCCTGACCCGGAAAACGCGGGGCTTTTTCGACGCCCTCGCCCCCCGGTGGGAGGGCATCATCGCCGACGGGCACGCCGAACGGCTCCGGGCACTCCTGTCCCCCGTCCTGTTTGACGGCGCGCGGCGCGTGCTGGACGTGGGGGCCGGGTCCGGCGTGCTGTGGCCCATCCTGCGCGAGAGGCTGGATGCCACTGCCCTGCTGGCCGCCGTGGATTTGTCGGCTGCCATGCTTAAACAGGGTCCGGCGGCCGCCGCCGCCCCGCTGGTGGCCGACGGCGAGGAGCTGCCGTTCGGCGACGGCGCCTTCGACTGGGTCTTCTGCAACAGCTGTTTCCCCCACTTCACGGACCAGGGGGCCGCCCTGGCGGAAATGTGCCGCGTGCTGGGGCCGGGGGGCACCCTGGTGGTGTGCCACAGCGAGAGCCGGGCGGCCATCAACGAGATTCACCGCCAGACCGGGGGCCAGGTCGGCGGGCATGAACTGCCGGAGGATGGGGAGATGGTCCTGCTGGCGCGGGGGTCGGGGCTCACCCCCTCGCTGCTCCTGGACGGCAAGAAGGGGTACCTCTTCCTGGCGCAACGTGCCTGA
- the aroF gene encoding 3-deoxy-7-phosphoheptulonate synthase encodes MASSKKEDVAHVVHKIEEMGYKAHVIVGVERTVVAAVGDERGKERLISLEALPHVEKVFPILKPFKLAGREVKSDPSIVSAGKARFGGGFFSVVAGPCAVESEGQIKESARLVRDAGAAMLRGGAYKPRTSPYSFQGMELEGLKLLWAAGQETGLPVVTEAVTPDQVAVVAQFADMIQIGARNMQNFALLRAAGRAGRPVILKRGMMSTINEFLMSAEYILSEGNPDVILCERGIRTFETETRNTLDIQAVPVIRQISHLPIIIDPSHAAGRWELVTPMACAAVAAGADGLLVEVHPNPAEAMSDGQQSLKPERFVQMMDAVRPLLAVMKKELC; translated from the coding sequence ATGGCATCCTCCAAGAAGGAGGACGTGGCCCATGTGGTCCATAAAATCGAGGAAATGGGCTACAAGGCCCATGTCATCGTGGGGGTCGAGCGCACGGTGGTGGCGGCGGTGGGCGATGAGCGGGGCAAGGAGCGCCTGATCTCGCTGGAGGCGCTGCCCCATGTGGAGAAGGTCTTCCCCATCCTGAAGCCGTTCAAACTGGCGGGACGGGAGGTGAAGAGCGACCCCTCCATTGTGTCGGCGGGAAAGGCCCGGTTCGGCGGGGGCTTCTTCTCGGTGGTCGCGGGGCCCTGCGCGGTGGAGTCGGAGGGGCAGATCAAGGAGAGCGCCCGGCTGGTGCGGGACGCCGGGGCGGCCATGCTGCGCGGGGGCGCCTACAAGCCGCGCACCTCGCCGTACAGCTTCCAGGGCATGGAGCTGGAGGGGCTCAAGCTGCTGTGGGCCGCCGGCCAGGAGACGGGGCTGCCGGTGGTGACCGAGGCGGTGACGCCGGACCAGGTCGCCGTGGTGGCCCAGTTCGCGGACATGATCCAGATCGGCGCGCGGAACATGCAGAACTTCGCGCTGCTGCGGGCGGCGGGCAGGGCGGGCAGGCCGGTCATCCTCAAGCGGGGCATGATGTCCACCATCAACGAGTTTCTCATGTCGGCGGAGTACATCCTGTCCGAGGGGAACCCCGACGTGATCCTCTGCGAGCGGGGCATCCGCACCTTTGAGACCGAGACCCGCAACACGCTGGACATCCAGGCGGTGCCTGTGATCCGGCAGATCAGCCACCTGCCCATAATCATTGACCCCAGCCACGCCGCCGGGCGGTGGGAGCTGGTGACCCCGATGGCCTGCGCCGCCGTGGCCGCGGGGGCGGACGGCCTCCTGGTGGAGGTGCACCCCAACCCGGCGGAGGCGATGTCCGACGGACAGCAGTCGCTCAAGCCGGAGCGCTTCGTCCAGATGATGGACGCCGTCAGGCCCCTGCTCGCCGTGATGAAGAAGGAACTGTGCTAG
- the scpB gene encoding SMC-Scp complex subunit ScpB gives MTEENPGQDVPEIEESELELEQVEMLSREETRQALYAMLFSSDRPMSASRLAEALGDIDAEIVSNLLAELAHQVNGNALVPYVLKEIAGGYQLLTKPQYAPFIRRLLRVKKSNRMSRSLLETLAIIAYKQPVTRAEVEAIRGVSVSYAFDQLQEKRLVKVAGISDLPGRPKLYRTTDEFLVTFGLRSIKELPSLDELRVHD, from the coding sequence ATGACCGAAGAAAACCCCGGACAGGACGTCCCCGAGATCGAGGAGTCCGAACTGGAGCTCGAGCAGGTGGAGATGCTTAGCCGGGAGGAGACCCGGCAGGCGCTCTACGCCATGCTGTTCTCCAGCGACCGCCCCATGAGCGCCTCCCGCCTGGCGGAGGCCCTGGGAGACATAGACGCGGAGATCGTGTCGAACCTGCTCGCCGAACTGGCCCACCAGGTCAACGGCAACGCGCTGGTGCCCTATGTCCTCAAGGAAATCGCGGGCGGATACCAGCTGCTCACCAAGCCCCAGTACGCGCCGTTCATCCGCCGCCTGCTCCGGGTGAAGAAGAGCAACCGCATGTCCCGGTCGCTGCTGGAGACGCTGGCCATCATCGCCTACAAGCAGCCCGTGACGCGCGCGGAGGTCGAGGCCATCCGGGGGGTCAGCGTGTCCTACGCCTTTGACCAGCTCCAGGAAAAGCGGCTGGTCAAAGTGGCCGGCATATCGGACCTGCCCGGCCGCCCGAAACTGTACCGCACCACCGATGAGTTCCTCGTGACCTTCGGGCTGCGAAGCATCAAGGAGCTCCCCTCCCTGGACGAGCTGCGCGTGCATGACTGA
- a CDS encoding rRNA pseudouridine synthase, whose amino-acid sequence MTENAVRLQKFLAECGVASRRASEELIAEGRVAVNGVTARIGQTVTPGADRVTLDGRAVGETEEKVYLLLNKPRNCVTTARDTHGRRTVLECVRGLNSRVFPVGRLDFDVEGALLLTNDGELAFRLMHPRFEVEKVYLAWVLGAVTPEAVRRLESGVRLEDGMTSPAKAAVLNGGPKTSLIRLTIHEGRKHEVKRMCAAVGHPVHALRRVEFAGLPVEGLRPGEWRCLTADEVARLRALAEEGSPPPPTP is encoded by the coding sequence ATGACTGAGAACGCCGTCAGACTCCAGAAATTCCTCGCCGAGTGCGGCGTCGCCTCGCGGCGCGCCTCGGAGGAGCTGATCGCGGAGGGGCGCGTCGCCGTGAACGGCGTGACGGCGCGGATCGGCCAGACGGTGACCCCCGGCGCGGACCGTGTGACGCTGGACGGCCGGGCCGTCGGGGAGACGGAGGAGAAGGTCTACCTGCTGCTGAACAAGCCGCGCAACTGCGTGACGACCGCCCGGGACACCCACGGCCGCAGGACGGTGCTGGAGTGCGTGCGCGGCCTGAACTCGCGGGTGTTCCCCGTGGGGCGGCTTGACTTCGACGTGGAGGGCGCGCTGCTCCTGACCAACGACGGCGAGCTGGCCTTCCGTCTGATGCACCCCCGTTTCGAGGTGGAGAAGGTCTATCTGGCCTGGGTGCTGGGCGCCGTGACGCCGGAGGCGGTCCGCCGGCTGGAAAGCGGCGTGCGGTTGGAGGACGGCATGACCTCCCCCGCGAAGGCGGCGGTCCTAAACGGCGGGCCGAAGACCTCGCTCATCCGCCTCACGATCCACGAGGGGCGCAAGCACGAGGTGAAGCGCATGTGCGCCGCCGTGGGCCACCCGGTCCACGCGCTGCGGCGGGTGGAGTTCGCCGGACTGCCCGTGGAGGGGCTCCGCCCGGGCGAGTGGCGCTGCCTGACGGCGGACGAGGTGGCGCGCCTGCGCGCCCTGGCCGAAGAAGGGTCCCCGCCCCCCCCTACTCCCTGA
- a CDS encoding ABC transporter permease, which yields MKRFLARHSALFILAGLCVVLAVYSPDFRGTANLKSVAQRTAVVGVIALGELLVVLAAGIDLSVGSVAAFGGMIGCLAVQHGWPWQAALPVGVAAGLACGLFTGLLTTRGRIAPFITTLGMMMAARGLTLVVSGARPVPVPPPLMILGGTGAWGWWMPVAVMVALAVLFSLVLRYTQFGRALYAVGGNAEAARLSGIPVDRVRVIAYSVSGAMAGLGGMMLAARSSVASPTAAEMHELYAIAACVIGGASLAGGEGGALAAIAGALIMSVLYNFCNLEGISVDWQQVLIGALLVTLVFYDTWRKRRAGLLRE from the coding sequence ATGAAGCGCTTTCTCGCCCGGCATTCAGCCCTCTTCATTCTGGCGGGGCTCTGCGTGGTGCTGGCCGTCTATTCCCCGGACTTCCGGGGGACCGCCAATCTCAAGAGCGTGGCGCAGCGCACCGCCGTGGTGGGCGTCATCGCCCTGGGCGAGCTGCTGGTCGTGCTGGCTGCGGGCATTGACCTGTCCGTGGGCAGTGTGGCGGCCTTCGGGGGCATGATCGGCTGCCTCGCCGTGCAGCATGGCTGGCCGTGGCAGGCGGCCCTGCCGGTCGGCGTGGCCGCAGGGCTCGCCTGCGGCCTGTTCACCGGGCTCCTGACCACCCGGGGCCGCATCGCCCCCTTCATCACCACGCTGGGCATGATGATGGCGGCCCGCGGGCTGACCCTGGTGGTGTCCGGCGCGCGCCCTGTGCCGGTGCCGCCGCCGCTCATGATCCTCGGAGGCACGGGCGCGTGGGGGTGGTGGATGCCCGTGGCCGTGATGGTGGCGCTGGCGGTCCTGTTCTCCCTGGTCCTGCGCTACACCCAGTTCGGCCGCGCCCTGTACGCCGTCGGCGGCAACGCCGAGGCGGCGCGCCTCTCCGGCATTCCGGTTGACCGGGTGCGCGTCATCGCCTATTCAGTAAGCGGTGCCATGGCGGGGCTGGGGGGCATGATGCTCGCCGCGCGCTCCAGCGTCGCCTCGCCCACGGCGGCGGAAATGCACGAACTGTACGCGATTGCGGCCTGCGTCATCGGCGGCGCGAGCCTGGCGGGGGGGGAGGGCGGCGCGCTGGCGGCGATTGCCGGAGCGCTCATCATGAGTGTTCTCTACAACTTCTGCAATCTGGAGGGCATCTCTGTGGACTGGCAGCAGGTGCTCATCGGGGCGCTGCTGGTGACGCTCGTCTTCTACGACACCTGGCGCAAGCGCCGCGCGGGGCTGCTCAGGGAGTAG